The following proteins are co-located in the Rippkaea orientalis PCC 8801 genome:
- a CDS encoding ATP-binding protein — MLDLIDEKANNIEIEFISLNHLNEQATTIRLEPVGEEGEGVEFWLQREDIREYHQVKRQNTKGRWTLADLETKQILTNFKKKLENNQTHCYFISINNAYQLEELAERARSSQSWIEFVREFLDAKDWRESFHDLVKYWYKYQQLEIEQAIEDFKSGKLSHQQQAIINVAENSYEKLKRIYVETISERKLRQTVVDNIKRLIESKSNDFPSHTDYQTAVDILAGFALDSIHKILTASDIWKHLDTRGYQRCNYSKNYHVLAAIDKANQLYLSPLEKQTVIAGQSIPRQEAEEAFNLLVNTQNKKGVFLMGEAGVGKSGVMLQIAKKLEQENITFFVFRIDNLPPEVNPDDVGRKYRLPLSPTIILANISKYSQKQTVLIIDQLDAVSQVSGRNPQFFDCIHSLLEQTKQFSKVRVLVACRKFDLDNDSRIKNLIGKQGILETVEIQRLSSEQVKQTVQNLGLDASKLNQKQVDLLSLPLHLGLLAQISQDSTINNLNFETANDLFDKFWEFKQTKLYGDEKTKHLVQWNEVIDKICDNISTKLNQTLSISKYLLDDYLIDTRIMISENVLIQEQDKIKFFHENFFDYAFARRFTAREKQLLSFLREDEQHLFKRAQVRQILQFERSINFNQYLYDIEELLNSKLLTSEDDRKQLLNSEDIRIRFHLKQLVISLLSNLENPAEEEWEIIHLFLTDNESSLFNHAWGILYQPQWFMLAKDLGIIEQWLRDDNDLIVDKTVRLISSTASQLPDEVSPLIEPFIENSSEKWLDRFLYIADRISFELDKSRKLLDLFLTLLNKEKLDNLRDTLAMNGDFWTLIFSISEKNSAWTCEIIGHYLNRRLELYLMQIWLLHWIYQCCLNIHPSFLKQYTQLTIRLNPFDTYSYNLKQDKATIPDTQHTEIFLKSADKAPKDYVINVLPFMLSVIELTSIKDDEKPYEDNVWYYRSYGGGHGIESAIFKGMEIALSNLARNNPEEFTQIIDKYNLLSSGSETIQFLLIRAYTANGFKFVDEIVEYLCDKPYRLETGYSGVSDNSLSARFWASRQLIKAILPYCSQNHLDKLEQLILTYGSFNNDWPKYHPQIIINLNYKHAKFLDVQLISHYPEIIVYLAIYDYYKELKELLYISRNWLRRKREYPQFIILDGINDILIEQFVKLVLIKFNLIQNIFSFSRLLFLNTKFFIPSQRLTQRFFELQRKFMSLGWIKASESIKPTPIGEIASVVSSPIPKNATEKMTDEQWLEAIKTYDCEHENKMGDLIGEAYELSDNLEKEVKKDPYRFAKLIDQFPDNTNLYYFNAILRGIAETEVEIEMETVLNVCQRCHQLPHKPCGREISQTVTKLAYLPWDEIGFDIITYYALHDPNPDKEWQPFQVINGDQSLANDIYIKGINSVRGRAVEAIAHLIFKDKERTVYFKEALQQMVKDPFLAVRSCVAHALIAVLNYDRDLAINLFKELVDTEDILLSTQTINRFLYYALGTHYTDLKPIVERMINSQIPEVQEVGARSLFLVSLINSEAQLLAENYLSGKLSTPAHRKAAAFIYINNLRQADHREFCEQKLIQLFNDTNQEVQEQAAGFFSNLEPQDLTNYPKMIEAFINSSVFVKKSFHLLHLFTTIDKFDKQLAFKVCQRFVNVFLLESPNRNGGYSNQLQYVSQIIIQIYSQTRDSKLQSSCLDVIDNLYRYMVDELNQATQEYDR; from the coding sequence AGCTTTCATGATTTAGTGAAATATTGGTATAAGTATCAACAACTAGAAATCGAACAAGCGATTGAGGATTTTAAAAGTGGAAAATTAAGTCATCAACAGCAAGCTATTATAAATGTAGCTGAAAATTCTTATGAGAAATTAAAAAGAATATATGTAGAAACAATTAGTGAGAGAAAACTACGTCAAACAGTTGTGGATAATATCAAACGGTTAATTGAATCTAAAAGTAATGATTTTCCTTCTCATACTGACTATCAAACGGCCGTTGATATTTTAGCAGGATTCGCTTTAGACAGTATTCATAAAATCCTAACAGCTAGTGATATTTGGAAACATTTAGACACAAGAGGTTATCAACGCTGTAATTATAGTAAAAATTATCATGTCTTAGCAGCAATAGATAAAGCGAATCAATTATATTTATCTCCTTTAGAAAAACAAACAGTAATTGCTGGACAATCTATTCCAAGGCAAGAAGCAGAAGAAGCGTTCAACTTACTGGTTAATACTCAAAATAAAAAAGGAGTATTTCTAATGGGAGAAGCAGGAGTTGGTAAAAGTGGAGTTATGTTACAAATTGCTAAAAAATTAGAGCAAGAGAACATTACTTTTTTTGTATTTCGGATAGATAATTTACCCCCAGAAGTTAATCCTGATGATGTTGGCAGAAAATACAGATTACCTCTTTCTCCTACAATCATACTGGCAAATATTAGTAAGTATTCCCAAAAACAAACAGTCTTGATTATTGATCAATTAGATGCAGTCAGTCAAGTATCAGGAAGAAATCCGCAGTTTTTTGATTGTATTCATAGTCTTCTTGAACAAACAAAACAATTTTCTAAGGTGCGTGTATTAGTTGCTTGTCGTAAATTTGATTTAGATAATGACTCTCGGATTAAAAATTTAATAGGGAAGCAAGGAATTTTAGAAACAGTTGAAATCCAGAGATTATCATCGGAACAAGTTAAACAAACAGTTCAAAATTTAGGACTTGATGCAAGTAAATTAAATCAGAAGCAAGTTGATTTATTATCTTTACCTTTACATTTAGGACTTTTAGCACAAATATCTCAGGATTCAACAATTAACAACTTAAATTTTGAAACTGCAAATGATTTATTTGATAAGTTCTGGGAATTTAAGCAAACTAAACTTTATGGAGATGAGAAAACTAAGCATTTAGTTCAATGGAATGAAGTAATAGATAAAATCTGCGATAATATCAGCACAAAACTCAATCAAACTTTATCAATTAGTAAGTATCTTCTTGATGATTATTTAATTGATACAAGAATAATGATTTCAGAAAATGTTCTTATTCAAGAGCAAGATAAAATTAAATTTTTTCATGAAAATTTCTTTGATTATGCTTTTGCAAGAAGATTTACTGCTAGAGAAAAACAATTATTATCATTTTTACGAGAAGACGAACAACATTTATTTAAACGCGCTCAAGTTCGACAAATTTTGCAATTTGAAAGATCAATCAATTTTAATCAATATCTTTATGACATAGAAGAATTATTAAATAGTAAGCTATTAACGAGTGAAGATGATAGAAAGCAATTATTAAATAGTGAAGATATTCGCATTCGCTTTCATCTCAAACAATTGGTAATTAGTTTACTGTCAAATTTAGAGAACCCCGCAGAAGAAGAATGGGAAATTATTCACCTATTTCTGACAGATAACGAGTCATCTTTATTTAATCATGCTTGGGGAATATTATATCAGCCACAATGGTTTATGTTAGCTAAAGATTTAGGTATTATTGAACAATGGTTACGAGATGATAATGATTTGATAGTTGATAAGACGGTACGCCTAATCAGTTCGACAGCGAGTCAATTACCCGATGAAGTTTCACCTTTAATTGAACCATTTATTGAAAACTCATCAGAAAAATGGTTGGATAGATTTCTATATATAGCAGATAGAATCTCTTTTGAACTAGACAAGAGCAGAAAATTATTAGATTTATTTTTAACCTTGCTCAATAAAGAAAAATTAGATAATTTAAGAGATACTTTAGCCATGAATGGTGATTTTTGGACACTTATTTTCTCTATATCTGAAAAAAACTCTGCATGGACTTGTGAAATTATTGGTCATTATCTTAATCGAAGATTAGAATTATATTTAATGCAAATTTGGTTATTACACTGGATTTATCAATGTTGTCTAAATATTCATCCTTCTTTTCTAAAGCAATATACACAACTAACAATAAGGTTAAATCCTTTTGATACCTATAGTTATAATTTAAAGCAAGATAAGGCAACAATTCCAGACACACAGCATACTGAAATTTTTCTAAAAAGTGCTGATAAAGCTCCAAAAGATTATGTAATTAATGTTTTACCATTTATGCTATCTGTCATAGAATTGACATCTATCAAAGATGATGAAAAACCCTATGAAGATAACGTATGGTATTATAGAAGTTATGGTGGAGGTCATGGAATAGAAAGTGCTATCTTCAAAGGAATGGAAATCGCCTTATCGAATTTAGCGAGAAATAATCCTGAAGAATTTACTCAAATTATTGACAAATATAATTTATTATCATCAGGTTCGGAAACCATTCAATTTTTACTAATACGAGCTTATACAGCAAATGGTTTTAAATTTGTTGATGAAATAGTAGAATATTTATGCGATAAACCCTATCGCTTAGAAACAGGTTATTCAGGAGTTAGCGATAATTCTTTATCTGCTAGATTTTGGGCGAGTCGTCAATTAATTAAAGCGATTTTACCTTACTGTTCACAAAATCATCTTGATAAGCTTGAACAATTAATATTAACTTATGGCTCTTTTAATAACGATTGGCCTAAATATCATCCTCAAATAATAATTAATCTAAACTATAAACACGCTAAATTTTTAGATGTGCAGTTAATAAGTCACTATCCTGAAATCATTGTTTATTTGGCAATATATGATTACTATAAAGAATTAAAAGAATTATTATATATTTCTCGTAACTGGCTGAGAAGAAAACGAGAATATCCTCAGTTTATTATACTAGACGGTATCAATGATATTTTAATTGAACAATTTGTAAAGCTTGTTCTCATCAAGTTTAATTTAATACAGAATATCTTTAGTTTTTCTCGATTACTTTTCTTAAATACGAAATTCTTTATTCCTAGTCAAAGACTAACACAACGATTTTTTGAGTTACAGCGTAAGTTTATGTCTTTAGGATGGATTAAAGCATCTGAAAGCATCAAACCTACACCGATAGGAGAGATAGCAAGCGTTGTCAGTTCTCCAATTCCAAAAAATGCTACTGAAAAAATGACTGATGAGCAATGGTTAGAGGCTATTAAAACATACGATTGTGAACATGAAAATAAAATGGGAGATTTAATTGGTGAAGCCTATGAATTATCTGATAATCTTGAAAAAGAAGTAAAAAAAGATCCTTATCGCTTTGCAAAACTAATAGATCAATTTCCTGATAATACTAATCTTTATTACTTTAATGCTATTTTAAGAGGAATTGCTGAAACTGAAGTTGAAATAGAGATGGAAACAGTATTAAATGTCTGTCAACGTTGCCACCAATTACCACACAAACCTTGTGGTCGTGAAATTAGTCAGACAGTCACAAAATTAGCTTATCTACCTTGGGATGAAATAGGATTTGATATCATTACTTATTATGCGTTACATGATCCAAACCCTGACAAAGAATGGCAACCTTTTCAAGTGATTAATGGAGATCAATCATTAGCTAACGATATTTATATTAAAGGAATTAATTCAGTTCGAGGGAGAGCGGTAGAAGCCATTGCTCATCTAATTTTTAAAGACAAAGAACGTACAGTTTATTTTAAAGAAGCTTTACAACAAATGGTAAAAGATCCCTTTCTTGCTGTGAGGTCTTGTGTTGCTCATGCTTTAATCGCGGTTTTAAATTATGATAGAGATTTAGCAATTAATTTGTTTAAGGAATTAGTTGATACAGAAGATATATTACTAAGCACTCAAACAATAAATCGTTTTCTTTACTATGCTTTAGGAACACATTATACAGACTTAAAACCTATAGTAGAAAGAATGATAAACTCGCAAATTCCAGAAGTCCAAGAAGTAGGAGCAAGAAGCTTATTTTTAGTATCACTCATTAATTCTGAAGCTCAATTGTTAGCTGAAAATTACTTATCAGGAAAATTAAGTACACCTGCTCATCGAAAAGCTGCCGCCTTTATTTATATTAATAATTTACGTCAAGCTGACCATAGAGAATTTTGTGAACAGAAATTGATACAACTATTTAATGATACTAATCAAGAAGTCCAAGAACAAGCCGCAGGATTTTTCTCAAATTTAGAACCCCAAGACTTAACCAACTATCCTAAAATGATAGAGGCTTTTATTAATAGTTCTGTCTTTGTCAAGAAAAGTTTTCATTTACTTCACTTATTTACAACTATTGATAAATTCGATAAACAACTCGCTTTTAAAGTCTGTCAACGTTTTGTTAATGTCTTTCTATTAGAAAGTCCTAATAGAAATGGTGGATATTCTAATCAACTACAGTATGTTAGCCAAATTATTATACAAATTTACAGTCAAACCCGTGATTCTAAATTACAATCTAGTTGCCTTGATGTCATAGATAATTTGTATCGGTATATGGTTGATGAACTTAATCAAGCCACACAGGAATATGATAGATAA
- a CDS encoding TniQ family protein: MSIYEEFWSSKPLKLPPRSRLFCLKPMGVGTCYTESLSSYVNRLAQEHCLTSQKLIMAEIAPLILKNEDKSDLLKKSVSHLLGNTDAKPVINGMREMTGELVRVLEQLTMRQDLRFLTLLSWKGMIYDRQLFKNYRAWCPCCLEEWKGEKKVIYEPLLWSFKDVEVCLLHKQRLIEECPHCNARLPVFARLSPVGFCSRCRGWLGDKKEEMEEVEPHRVNIEGIGDLIAVTPKMAYKPIPIELTRKLEVILLAFEEACGKDITLLGDLGVIMEQMRIATKQHQNKPYHLVKLVIPVCEKANIRVSELLLLNFKALSDRVFENLELGMRL, from the coding sequence ATGAGCATCTATGAGGAGTTTTGGAGTTCTAAACCCCTAAAACTTCCCCCAAGGAGTCGGTTATTCTGTCTTAAACCTATGGGAGTTGGAACTTGCTATACGGAAAGTCTCAGTAGTTATGTGAATCGTTTAGCACAGGAGCATTGTTTAACATCGCAGAAGTTAATAATGGCAGAAATTGCGCCACTTATTCTAAAAAATGAGGATAAATCGGATTTATTAAAGAAAAGTGTTAGTCATTTATTGGGTAATACGGATGCCAAACCAGTGATTAATGGAATGCGTGAGATGACGGGGGAATTAGTTAGGGTGTTAGAACAGTTAACGATGCGTCAGGATTTACGGTTTTTGACGCTTTTAAGCTGGAAAGGAATGATTTATGACCGCCAGTTATTTAAAAATTATCGTGCGTGGTGTCCTTGTTGTTTGGAGGAGTGGAAAGGGGAGAAAAAGGTCATCTATGAGCCGTTATTATGGTCATTTAAGGATGTAGAAGTGTGTTTACTTCATAAACAGCGATTAATTGAGGAATGTCCTCACTGTAACGCTCGTTTACCTGTATTTGCAAGGTTATCCCCTGTGGGGTTTTGTTCTCGTTGTCGGGGATGGTTAGGGGATAAGAAAGAAGAGATGGAAGAGGTGGAACCCCATCGAGTAAATATTGAGGGAATTGGAGATTTAATTGCGGTAACGCCGAAAATGGCTTACAAACCGATTCCGATTGAGTTAACCCGTAAGTTAGAGGTGATTTTATTGGCGTTTGAGGAAGCCTGTGGGAAGGATATCACGTTATTGGGGGATTTAGGGGTAATTATGGAGCAAATGAGGATAGCAACGAAACAGCATCAAAACAAGCCTTACCATCTGGTTAAATTGGTTATTCCTGTTTGTGAGAAGGCAAATATTCGGGTATCTGAGTTATTATTATTGAATTTTAAGGCGTTAAGCGATAGGGTGTTTGAAAATTTGGAGTTAGGGATGAGGCTTTAA
- a CDS encoding ATP-binding protein: protein MTEKRLFSWELLEDSTENKLKYFKDVIIPHRNIKTILEQLLKNAIEPDDALVYLVFGVTGVGKSRLKAEFEKRLLRHFEAEIIANPGSLVVGGIEVDGAEGGKFNYSDYYIQVLESLQEVLIDYKENYEIDEDDNEDNLRGDHEGKNSKALRRTMQKVFTHRQLKAYTLDEAQHLFDVAGGRQINVQMNWLKSIANKTQTVHVLFGTYDLLKCQEVNGQVGRRSEDYYLPPYYLDNSDDQKEFKKAINTLQRHFPVENEPELNEKWEYFMEYSIGCIGILKSWWYRALKNALDDGAKTVRIKDFQARELSSGRRKTIKKELEDGERRLAALYFEEKAKKPKSESQASSKSSTRKVGERKAIRDLVGVNQEG from the coding sequence ATGACTGAAAAACGCCTTTTTTCTTGGGAATTGTTAGAAGACTCAACGGAAAACAAATTAAAATATTTTAAAGATGTGATTATTCCTCATCGAAATATTAAAACTATTTTAGAGCAGTTACTAAAAAATGCGATTGAACCTGATGATGCGTTAGTTTATCTGGTTTTTGGGGTAACAGGGGTTGGTAAATCTCGACTTAAAGCAGAATTTGAGAAGCGATTATTGAGACACTTTGAAGCTGAAATCATTGCGAATCCAGGTAGTTTGGTAGTTGGGGGAATTGAGGTAGATGGTGCAGAAGGAGGTAAGTTTAATTATTCCGATTATTATATCCAAGTTTTAGAATCTTTACAAGAAGTTTTGATTGACTATAAAGAAAATTATGAGATTGATGAAGACGATAATGAAGATAATTTACGAGGAGATCATGAAGGGAAAAATTCTAAAGCATTACGTCGAACAATGCAAAAAGTTTTTACCCACCGTCAGTTAAAAGCTTATACTTTAGATGAAGCACAGCATTTATTTGATGTAGCAGGAGGAAGACAAATCAATGTTCAGATGAATTGGCTTAAATCTATTGCCAATAAAACTCAAACGGTTCATGTTTTATTTGGAACTTATGACCTTTTGAAGTGTCAAGAAGTGAATGGACAAGTAGGGAGAAGAAGCGAAGATTATTATCTACCTCCCTATTATTTGGATAATTCTGATGACCAAAAAGAATTTAAAAAAGCAATTAATACTTTACAACGACATTTTCCTGTTGAAAATGAACCCGAATTAAATGAAAAGTGGGAATATTTTATGGAATATTCCATAGGATGTATCGGTATTCTTAAAAGTTGGTGGTATCGTGCGCTCAAAAATGCCTTGGATGATGGTGCAAAAACGGTCAGAATCAAGGATTTTCAAGCAAGGGAATTATCTTCTGGAAGACGAAAAACGATTAAAAAAGAGTTAGAAGACGGAGAAAGACGTTTAGCTGCCTTATATTTTGAAGAGAAAGCCAAAAAGCCTAAATCTGAGTCTCAAGCTTCATCAAAATCAAGCACAAGAAAAGTGGGAGAACGTAAAGCGATTAGGGACTTAGTAGGGGTTAATCAAGAGGGATGA
- a CDS encoding Mu transposase C-terminal domain-containing protein produces the protein MLSDTEFQTWCDGMQLSQRQRELITQVRTSPPIRKVKGSARNVHGRYPSKKMGTTIQFESHTVELPALCEFYEYDDSVLEYWDQPYKFTIKCAPEGRQATTITHYPDFLVLRKNSCGFEEWKKETKLEKLSEKQPYRYQKQEGIWIDTIVGEYLENLGYYYCVRSDREIDWVKYRNQKYLQSYKHGYLDQQYIIDTAVEEELKDIINHNPGIDLTTLLNKAQNATIDDINTLIALEKVYVDLSVVPIEEQLDKVHLFRDKATAEAYITATHNYSEPITGSVQIVNLKVGSSFLLDGKSLTIDHVGDSKIILKGEQGIIRWTHAEFQQLLELGEITHLETEEKPALDEEGWQYFVEASPKALETANQRYSAIKPLLDGETYSSLDIDISARTLRHWKAKYQKAQQDYGCGFLGLIPQSKGNPTPRYSDEDVEFVDKIIEEQYETFKQKNAWQTYLRLRDRWKESGRTSPIPSHTFYYERIKKRNSYQQTKRRMGSRAANNLLRPWLIELTTPRHGSRPFEICHIDHTPLDVECLCPYSNKNLGRPWVTGMIDAYTRRILALYLTFDEPSYRSCMMVMRICVQRFGRFPELIVVDNGKEFSSTYFETLLARFEATKKHRPKDVPKFSSIIERWFGSQNREFINNLRGNTQIMKHVRLVKKENNPKNLATWTLDELYDYLAFGYAYGVYDRMQHPALEGMSPQQAYELGLAKTGHRPHQYIKYDEQFKILTLPTTQKGTAKVIPGTGVRINYQDYWTDEFYRVENQSVPVRYDPLDYGVAYAYINNHWVKCLSNYHLRFQGYSEKAVAIATTICRQKRKQSNQSLYVGANELVSLLKNAEDYEELMLQIRKDQSAKLVYNLIEGNLSSAVLNPADIEHPFLQDDSKVDNNFSNLDEDILQPSLSTTTQSDNEDDDIGFYSNEELW, from the coding sequence ATGCTCTCCGATACCGAATTTCAAACATGGTGCGATGGTATGCAACTCTCCCAACGACAAAGAGAGTTAATCACCCAAGTACGCACCTCCCCACCCATTCGCAAAGTAAAAGGAAGTGCCAGAAACGTTCATGGTCGCTATCCAAGTAAAAAAATGGGCACAACGATTCAATTTGAATCCCATACGGTTGAATTACCTGCACTGTGCGAATTCTACGAATATGATGACTCGGTTTTAGAATACTGGGACCAACCCTATAAATTCACGATTAAATGCGCTCCTGAAGGAAGACAAGCCACCACAATTACTCATTATCCTGATTTCTTAGTCTTGAGAAAAAATAGCTGTGGGTTTGAAGAATGGAAGAAAGAGACAAAACTAGAAAAACTGAGTGAAAAACAACCCTATCGTTATCAAAAACAAGAAGGAATCTGGATTGATACTATTGTTGGTGAATATCTTGAAAACTTAGGCTATTATTACTGTGTTCGCTCAGATAGAGAAATAGATTGGGTTAAGTATCGTAATCAGAAGTATTTACAGTCCTACAAACACGGATATTTAGACCAACAGTATATTATTGATACAGCAGTAGAAGAAGAACTTAAAGATATTATCAATCATAATCCCGGGATTGACCTAACTACTCTACTAAATAAAGCCCAAAACGCAACGATTGATGATATTAATACCTTAATTGCCCTTGAGAAAGTCTATGTTGATTTAAGTGTAGTCCCCATCGAGGAACAACTCGATAAAGTCCACTTATTTCGTGACAAAGCAACAGCAGAAGCCTATATTACGGCTACCCACAATTATAGTGAACCGATTACGGGTAGTGTGCAAATCGTGAATCTCAAGGTGGGGTCATCTTTCTTACTAGATGGAAAAAGCTTAACGATTGACCATGTAGGGGATAGTAAAATTATTCTTAAAGGAGAACAAGGAATTATTCGTTGGACTCATGCCGAATTTCAACAATTACTGGAACTCGGAGAAATTACTCATCTGGAAACAGAAGAAAAACCCGCTTTGGATGAAGAAGGATGGCAATATTTTGTCGAGGCGAGTCCAAAAGCCTTAGAAACGGCTAATCAACGATATTCAGCGATTAAACCGCTTTTAGATGGAGAAACTTATAGTTCCTTAGACATAGATATATCAGCACGAACTTTACGCCACTGGAAAGCTAAATATCAAAAAGCGCAACAAGACTATGGATGTGGATTTCTGGGTTTAATTCCTCAAAGTAAAGGGAATCCAACGCCTCGTTATTCTGATGAAGACGTAGAATTTGTCGATAAGATAATTGAAGAACAATACGAAACGTTTAAGCAAAAGAATGCTTGGCAAACCTATCTTAGGCTAAGGGATAGATGGAAAGAATCAGGAAGAACTTCTCCGATTCCTAGTCATACCTTTTATTATGAAAGAATCAAAAAGCGCAATAGTTATCAACAAACTAAAAGAAGAATGGGATCTCGTGCGGCCAATAATTTGTTGAGACCTTGGTTGATTGAATTAACAACTCCTCGACATGGTTCTCGGCCTTTTGAAATCTGCCATATTGACCACACACCTCTAGATGTTGAATGTTTATGTCCTTATAGTAACAAGAATTTAGGCAGACCTTGGGTAACAGGGATGATTGATGCCTATACTAGAAGAATTTTAGCCTTATATCTCACCTTTGATGAGCCAAGTTATCGCTCTTGTATGATGGTGATGCGGATTTGTGTGCAACGGTTTGGACGATTTCCTGAATTAATTGTAGTAGATAACGGAAAAGAATTTAGTTCTACTTATTTTGAAACATTACTCGCTCGTTTTGAAGCAACCAAAAAACATCGGCCTAAAGATGTGCCGAAATTTAGTTCAATTATTGAGCGTTGGTTTGGGTCACAGAATCGAGAATTTATTAATAACTTGAGAGGAAATACCCAAATTATGAAGCACGTTCGCCTCGTCAAAAAGGAGAATAATCCGAAAAATTTGGCAACATGGACATTAGATGAACTCTATGATTATTTAGCCTTTGGTTATGCTTATGGGGTTTATGATAGGATGCAACACCCTGCTTTAGAAGGAATGTCTCCTCAACAAGCGTATGAATTAGGATTAGCAAAAACAGGACATCGACCCCATCAATATATTAAGTATGATGAGCAATTTAAGATTTTAACCTTACCAACCACTCAGAAAGGAACAGCGAAAGTCATTCCGGGTACGGGGGTTAGAATTAACTATCAAGATTATTGGACAGATGAATTTTATCGTGTTGAAAATCAATCTGTTCCTGTCCGTTATGACCCCCTTGATTATGGCGTAGCTTATGCCTATATTAACAATCATTGGGTGAAGTGTTTATCTAATTATCATCTCAGATTTCAAGGTTATTCAGAAAAAGCTGTAGCCATTGCGACAACGATTTGCCGACAAAAGCGAAAACAGTCCAATCAAAGTCTATATGTCGGCGCAAATGAGCTTGTTAGTTTACTCAAAAATGCGGAAGACTATGAAGAATTAATGTTACAAATTCGCAAAGATCAATCAGCAAAATTAGTCTATAATTTAATAGAAGGAAATTTAAGCAGTGCGGTTTTAAATCCAGCCGATATTGAGCATCCTTTTTTACAGGATGATAGCAAAGTTGATAACAATTTTTCTAATTTAGACGAAGATATTTTACAACCCAGTTTATCAACAACAACTCAATCAGATAACGAGGATGACGACATCGGATTTTATAGCAATGAGGAATTATGGTAA
- a CDS encoding type II toxin-antitoxin system HicA family toxin, whose amino-acid sequence MPKFPRLTDKEAEKLLLNAGFILLRTQGSHRIYFKDNIRVVIPFHSGEILHPKIIKQILNAIDR is encoded by the coding sequence TTGCCTAAATTTCCGAGATTAACCGATAAAGAAGCAGAAAAGTTACTCCTTAATGCTGGTTTTATTTTATTAAGAACTCAAGGAAGTCACCGAATTTATTTTAAGGATAATATTCGAGTGGTTATTCCTTTTCATTCTGGAGAAATTCTCCATCCTAAAATTATTAAACAGATTTTGAATGCAATTGATAGGTGA
- a CDS encoding type II toxin-antitoxin system HicB family antitoxin: protein MSYQISVIIEKDEDGYYAYSPQLEGCQSQGDTLEEVKRNIQEAIELYLSTLSEVEKHNLLNREIVTMSIEVNVA, encoded by the coding sequence ATGTCGTATCAAATCAGTGTTATTATCGAAAAAGATGAAGATGGTTATTATGCTTACTCCCCTCAACTAGAAGGGTGTCAAAGTCAAGGAGATACTTTAGAAGAAGTCAAACGCAATATACAAGAAGCCATTGAACTGTATTTATCTACTTTATCAGAGGTGGAAAAACATAATTTACTTAATCGAGAAATTGTAACAATGAGTATAGAGGTTAACGTTGCCTAA